The segment GGTATCAAGAAACTCCATGCCAACAGCGTGATCCCGATAAAAGCGAAGAGAGGAGGACAGTTGTCCGCCCTTGAGAGAATTTATAATTCTGTTGTTTCAAAGTGCAGAATCTATATTGAACATATTAATCGGTATATCAAGAGGTTTCGCATCTTCTCTTTCCGCTATAGGATAGACGTAAAAAATTTGCCTTACACTTCTCTTTAATTGCGGCATATATAATTTTCAACATGGTTAGTGGACAAGTCTAATATCAAGAAAGTATTTTCCTGTTTTTCAGCGCTACCCCAATCAACCGATCTGTCTGATCAGCCATGAACAGCGGTATATTCAGCACATCGTCATTCAGCTTTAGATTGTCCAACGAGAACCGAACTCGAAGCCTGACTTGATCTGGGAATAATTCCTTGAACTTTTTCAAGCTCTTGCTTGTGGTATTCGTCTCAGACTTGACCTCCACCGGGAAGATGTCGTTTTCTCTCTGAATCAGGAAATCCACCTCATAGGGAGGGTTCGTCTGCGACCAGTATCTGGGGACGACTTCAAACTGCGTCATCAGTGTCTGCAGCAGATAGTTTTCCGTTAGGGCGCCTTTAAACTCAGTGAACAGGCGGTTGCCTTCTCCGAAGGCCGTGGGGGCAAGCTGGGCAAGTCTGCGGAGCAAGCCCACATCCACCAGATAAATTTTAAAGGCGGACAGATCATCATAAGCCGCTATCGGCAATTTCGGTGCGGTGCTGCGATAGATTTTATGCACCAGACGAGCATCTACCAGCCATTGCAGCGCATCTTCGTATTCCCGGGCGCGTGCGCCCTCCCTGACAACCTTATAAATGAATTTTTTGTTCTCCCGCGCCAGTTGAGACGGGACAGATTTCCATATCATTGAGATTTTCGGAAACTCACTGATATTGGGATGTTTGGCAAAATCTCGTTCATAAGCGCCGATGATTCCGGACAGCGCTTCCTGCATGGCAGAAACATCCCGTGCCTCTGTCCACATCAAAACCGATTCCGGCATACCACCAGTGACATAGTACATTTTCAATTTCTCATAGAGCGGATTAAAAAACGCATCCGGGATCGGTTCAATCGTATCTACCTGCTCCAGATACTTTGCCAATTTCTCGTCGCCGTTGGCAAGCAAAAACTCCGTAAAGGTCATGGGGTCGATCTGCATAAAGTTAACCTTTCCTACCGGGAAAGAGGACGGTTTTGCAAGTGCAATCCCCAGCAGAGATCCCGCGCAGGCAATGCGATATTGGGGGGCATTCTCGCAAAAATATTTCATGGAGCTAATGACCTTCGGACAGTCCTGAACCTCGTCAAAGATAATCAGCGTCTTTTCCGGCTCGATCTTCTGGCCGCTGGCCAACATCAAGTTTTGCAGGATACGATCAGCATCCTTGGTCGTCTCAAAGAATTGTTTATATTCTTCGTTCTCCTCGAAGTTAAAATAAGCGGTATTCTCGTAATAGCGTCTGCCAAATTCCTTGAGAATCCACGTTTTGCCCACCTGACGCACGCCTTTCAAAATCAGCGGCTTGCGGTAGGGAGAATTTTTCCATTTCAATAGTTTATTTAGAATCAGCCGATCCATAGATACGCTCCATCACGCTATTATAGGAGTTGCGGTGTGTATCACCACACTATTATACTCAATAAGCCTTACGGCTCTCCCGCCGGGCGCAGGTTGCTGACGTACTCTTTTTTCCCGGAGAGGACGTCATCGTAGAATCGTTGTTTTTCGTCTCTGAATTTGCAATCCAAAGGCAACAGCCGGCGGCTCGTATGCTCGCGGCAGTTTAGGATAGTGTCGGTCTCCAAACCCCGCTCTCCCACTCGTGCAGAAGCAGCAGCAGGTGTTTGAGCCTTCGGATACGGAATGAGCCGACCTCTCGGGATATTTTCTCCCTTTCGTCTGCCCCTCCTACGAGCAGACGAGCGCCGTGCGCTTTTTTGCCTCGATAACGACGACCGCGGATGTCACGGCGTGGCCCTTTCCGTCGTAGGGTTTTGCATAACCCTTCTCCTCGATCTGCTTTCGCCCCTCGTCCCGAAGCCGCGCGACCTCGCCCGCACCCTGCGCCAGCTTGAACTCCAGAACCACCACTCGGCTCGGGAAAAGGACCAGGACGTCGCTCCGTCCCCGGTTCGTCGGAACCTCCCCCTGAGCGGTAACTCCCGCCCCACGCAGGAGCATCAAAAACAGGGAACGGTACAGGGACTCGTTCTGCCGGGTGAAATCCTGGTAGGGGATGCCGGCCAGCGCGGTGTTGTACAGCTTGACCGCCCCCTCGATATCCCCGTCCCTGAGCGCGCGCCAGAGATTCGAACCCAGGGCCGTGAAGCCCTCCACACGATAGACGTTGTCCAGGTACAGGCGCGAGATGGCGTTCAGCACCTCGCGGTTGGGGTAGTCCAGCGTCAGCTCCTGCTCCTCCGCGGATTCGATGGTCAGGTAGCCGCTCTGGAAAAGAAAACTCTCCGGCTTGGCCCGCTCGATCTCCTGGCTGTCCGCGAAGTCGGCGGGGACGCTTTTGTGCCGGTAGACCTCCGGGTCGTCGATCCCGTGGCTGCGCAGATAGGAGAGGATGAACGTAGGGGAGCCCGAGTGATACCAGTAGTTTTTGAACTCCCTGTCGGCCAGGAAGTTGAGGATCGAGAAGGGGTTGTAGAGCCGCGTCACGCCGTCGAAGCAAAAACCGTCGTAGTAGTCCTTCATGCGCTGCAGCAGCCTTTCTCGCGTCACGTTCATCTTTTCGGCGGCGGCGCCAATCCAGCCGGCAAAGTCGGCCTCGAGCTCCTCCTGCGTGTAGCCCGCGATGTCGCCGAAGGATTCGCTCATGGAGATGTCCCGCAGGTTGTTCATGGCGGAGAAGACGCCGGTTTTCGTGAACTTGGAGATGCCGGTCAGCATCACGAAGCGGAGGTGACTGTCGTAATCCTTCAGGACGGTATAGAAGCTGCGGAGCGCCTCGCGCATGGCCTCCGCCGCCTCCAGGTCTCCGATCTTGTCCAGGATCGGCTTGTCGTACTCGTCGATCAGCACGACGACCGGCCCGCCCTGGTCATAGAGCCCTTCAAGGACGTCCTTGAAGGCCCCCAGCGCCCCCTCGGTGTCCTTTCGCAGCATGGGCAGGCCCCGTTTACATCCCAAGACCATCAGATCGTTGTACAGGCTGATGTCGAATCCCCGGACCCCCTCCGTGGAGCGTCCCCTGGCCATGCTGAGGCTCAGCACCGGGCACGGCTGCCGAGCCTGCTCCGCCACCCAACCCTCGGCGGCCAGGCCCTTGAACAGTTCGGCCTTCCCCTGGAACATCGCGTCGAGCGTCGAGAGCGTCAACGACTTGCCGAACCGACGAGGGCGGGACAGGAAGTACCGTTTTCCGCTCAAGATGATTTCCTGCAGCCGATGGGTCTTGTCCACATAGAGAAGCCCATCCCGGCGCAGCATCTCGAAGCTCTGAATGCCTATGGGCAGGGTCTGGAGTTCTTTGCTCACCGTTCGTCACCTCTCCCCAACGGGTTTTCCATGCCTCTAATTCTAACAGAGAGGGAGGGGAGATTGTGAAGGCCCTCATTCACTCGGCGCCTCCCACAGGTTTGGGAGGCGCTGACATTCAGGATTTTAGAGAGGAGGACAGCGTTTGAGGAACTTCGAGAATTTGCCTGTTGCACTTGGCCTGACAGCCCGGCATTTACCTGTCGCATTTGGCTTGACAATCTAGCGCCTGAAAAAATTTCGGCGTTGTGCCGCTTTTTGTTCTTTCCACGCTCATGCGACACCGGCAGGTTTAGAGTGTTTGCCCAGCATTTTTACGCCCAGCAGCTAACCGCCAACGCAGAGAGCCGCCGTTACGTCAAGATAAGTCAGAATTTTTTGCGGGGCACACTATAATCGGCCCCGGTTCAAGGAGATAGAGAACTTGCATATTGCCGCAAAGGACAGCATAATGAGATAGCCGATGCCGATCATTCAGAAGGGCAGCATGATAACAAGGACGAACACCTTGAAGTTCAGGTTTTTTGATTTCATGTTTCTCCCCCTGGAGATGGTTTGAAAGTATAGTTTCCAGCCTGATTTTGCAATTCCCACAGCCGGGAGTAGAGTCCGTCCGTCCCGACAAGCTGGTCGTGGGTCCCATGCTGCGTGATCCTGCCGTTTTCAAGGACAAGGATCTGCTGTGCGCCGCGCACGGTTTTCAGCCGGTGCGCGATCATAATTACGGTGCGCTCTTTGGATATTTCATCCAGCGCCTTTTGCACCATTGCCTCGTTGTCTGCGTCAAGGGACGCGGTAGGCTCGTCCAGAAGCAAGATCGGAACATCCTTCAAAAATGCTCTCGCCAGCGAGATGCGCTGCCGTTCACCTCCGGACAGGGTTGCGCCGCCTTCGCCCACCACCGTATCGTAGCCCTCCGGTAACGCTGAAATGAAGTCGTGGCAGCGCGCTTTCCGGCAGGCGTCGATTATTTTTTGTTCGGTGATGTTCTCATTCCCAAAGCACAGATTTTCCCGTATCGTACCCCGGAACAGATAAGCGTTTTGCATCACCATAGATACCTGCGAAAGCAGGCTTTCCGGCACAATGCTGCGAAGTTCTTTCCCGGCAAAACGTACCTGTCCCCGCTGATAGTCCCAGAATCGCGCCATCAGCCGCAGAAGCGTAGATTTGCCGCTGCCGGAGGGCCCTGTCAGCGCAGTAAGCGCCCCTGCCGGCGTTTCAAAGCTCACGTCATGGATCACATCGTTGCCCTCTGTGTAGCAGAAGGAAACGCGGTCAAACGCATAGCTGTCGCCATGGTCGATTTCGTCCGTACCGGAAGGGTCGGGCGTTGTCATCACCCTGTCCAGACGTTCGCCGGAGAGCGCCATGCCCCGCAGAGCGGAAATGCTGCTCACAAGAGTAAGCGCCGGTTCGGTCAGCTTTGTGGCAATCACAAGAAAGCCCGCGAAGTCCAATATGGTAAGACTGCCGCCCAGCAGCAGATACAATCCCACTGCCGCTGTCACGGGAACAACGAATTTGACCAGCGAGGCACACAGGGTAGAAAGGCTGCCTGCAACGGCCTCGTCCCGCAGGGATTCCCTGCGCAGGTCTGAAAACGCTTTTTCCAGAGCATCGAATCCGCTGCCGGTACGGTGGTAGGCTTTGAGATCTTTCATACCGTGCAGGTATTCATTGAGCTGCGTTGCAGCTCTTGTCTTGGCCTCCATAACGGAGAGGCTGTGCTTTTCCTTAACCTTTGCAATTTGCAGCATCAGGATTGCGCAGACAGGCAGCATGGCAAAAATCGCCACTGCCATGCGCCAGTCGAAGAACAGCATACAAACAAAGGAAAGCAGCAGCAGGAAGCCTACGCCGATGGGATAGGGCAGCCAGAAGCACATGGTATATTCCACATTGGCAAAATCGCTTGCAAAGGAGCTGATCAGCTCGCCGGATTCCTTTGAGGAAAAGAAGCCGAGGCTTTGACGGCGCAGCTTTTGAATATAAGCGATACGCTTATCTGCTGTGTCGTGATAAGCCCGCCCGTAAGTGTTGTAGCAGGAAATCAGCTCCACTGCGTATTGCAGGAGGACATAGCCAAGCCCAATGATAGCTATTTTTGTCAACAGTGAAATGTCCAGCGTATAGGGCAGATAAAACGCCTGCCCCAAGAGATAAATCGCCATATATGCGAGGATGGCGGGAAGTATGCTGGACGACTGAGAGAGAAACAGCCACAGCGTCGGCGCAAGGATCTGCTTCGGATGATGAAAGGTAAATTGACGGATCATCTTAAACATGGGCAAGCCCTCCCTTCATCTGCCAGCTTTCCGTTTCGTTCTGAATTGCCCACAGGTGTGCGTACAGTCCGTTTGATTGCAGCAAATCGCTGTGTGAGCCGCGTTCCTTGAGCTGCCCATTCTCCAATACGAAAATGCAGTCTGCGTCCTGAATAGAGTAAAGCCGGTGGGCTATCATCAGGACAGTCTTGTCTTTCAAAAGCTCCGTCATGCCTTCCCGCAGAGCAAGCTCGTTTTCCGCGTCAGTAAAGGCCATCGCTTCGTCCAGTACGACAATGGGCGCGTCCTTTAATATCGCCCTTGCAATGGCGATGCGCTGTACCTCGCCGCCCGACAGCTTATGCCCGCCGTCGCCCAGCCTCGTATCATAGCCTTTCGGGAGGGAGAGGATGAAATCGTGGCACCTTGCCGCCTTTGCCGCCCGTTCCACGTCCTCGCGGTGAACCCTGCGGTGCATGGCGATATTGTCGTAGACGCTTTCCGCAAA is part of the uncultured Fretibacterium sp. genome and harbors:
- a CDS encoding AAA family ATPase, which encodes MSKELQTLPIGIQSFEMLRRDGLLYVDKTHRLQEIILSGKRYFLSRPRRFGKSLTLSTLDAMFQGKAELFKGLAAEGWVAEQARQPCPVLSLSMARGRSTEGVRGFDISLYNDLMVLGCKRGLPMLRKDTEGALGAFKDVLEGLYDQGGPVVVLIDEYDKPILDKIGDLEAAEAMREALRSFYTVLKDYDSHLRFVMLTGISKFTKTGVFSAMNNLRDISMSESFGDIAGYTQEELEADFAGWIGAAAEKMNVTRERLLQRMKDYYDGFCFDGVTRLYNPFSILNFLADREFKNYWYHSGSPTFILSYLRSHGIDDPEVYRHKSVPADFADSQEIERAKPESFLFQSGYLTIESAEEQELTLDYPNREVLNAISRLYLDNVYRVEGFTALGSNLWRALRDGDIEGAVKLYNTALAGIPYQDFTRQNESLYRSLFLMLLRGAGVTAQGEVPTNRGRSDVLVLFPSRVVVLEFKLAQGAGEVARLRDEGRKQIEEKGYAKPYDGKGHAVTSAVVVIEAKKRTALVCS
- a CDS encoding ABC transporter ATP-binding protein; the encoded protein is MFKMIRQFTFHHPKQILAPTLWLFLSQSSSILPAILAYMAIYLLGQAFYLPYTLDISLLTKIAIIGLGYVLLQYAVELISCYNTYGRAYHDTADKRIAYIQKLRRQSLGFFSSKESGELISSFASDFANVEYTMCFWLPYPIGVGFLLLLSFVCMLFFDWRMAVAIFAMLPVCAILMLQIAKVKEKHSLSVMEAKTRAATQLNEYLHGMKDLKAYHRTGSGFDALEKAFSDLRRESLRDEAVAGSLSTLCASLVKFVVPVTAAVGLYLLLGGSLTILDFAGFLVIATKLTEPALTLVSSISALRGMALSGERLDRVMTTPDPSGTDEIDHGDSYAFDRVSFCYTEGNDVIHDVSFETPAGALTALTGPSGSGKSTLLRLMARFWDYQRGQVRFAGKELRSIVPESLLSQVSMVMQNAYLFRGTIRENLCFGNENITEQKIIDACRKARCHDFISALPEGYDTVVGEGGATLSGGERQRISLARAFLKDVPILLLDEPTASLDADNEAMVQKALDEISKERTVIMIAHRLKTVRGAQQILVLENGRITQHGTHDQLVGTDGLYSRLWELQNQAGNYTFKPSPGGET
- a CDS encoding ATP-binding protein; the protein is MDRLILNKLLKWKNSPYRKPLILKGVRQVGKTWILKEFGRRYYENTAYFNFEENEEYKQFFETTKDADRILQNLMLASGQKIEPEKTLIIFDEVQDCPKVISSMKYFCENAPQYRIACAGSLLGIALAKPSSFPVGKVNFMQIDPMTFTEFLLANGDEKLAKYLEQVDTIEPIPDAFFNPLYEKLKMYYVTGGMPESVLMWTEARDVSAMQEALSGIIGAYERDFAKHPNISEFPKISMIWKSVPSQLARENKKFIYKVVREGARAREYEDALQWLVDARLVHKIYRSTAPKLPIAAYDDLSAFKIYLVDVGLLRRLAQLAPTAFGEGNRLFTEFKGALTENYLLQTLMTQFEVVPRYWSQTNPPYEVDFLIQRENDIFPVEVKSETNTTSKSLKKFKELFPDQVRLRVRFSLDNLKLNDDVLNIPLFMADQTDRLIGVALKNRKILS